Part of the bacterium genome, ATGCCTCAATTGCCCGCTCATAGTCTAATTTCTCCCAATAAGCAGTCCCTAAGTTCACCTGGCATTTGGCATAGTCTGGATGGTTCTGCATCTGGTTATCTCCATATATCCTTATTGCCTTCTGATACGCCTCTATTGCCCAGTCATAGTTTAATTTGCCAGCATAAGCATTCCCTAAGCTCATCTGGCATAAGGCATAGAATGGATGGTTCTGCATCTGGTTTGCAGAATAAATCTTAATCGCCTCTTGAAATGCCTCAATTGCCCGGTCATAGTCTAATTTGCCATCATAAGCAATCCCTAAGTTCATCTGGCATAAGGCATAGTCTGGATGGTTCTGCATCTGGTTATCTTCATATATCCTTATTGCCATCTTAAATGCCTCTATTGCCCGCTCATAGTCTAATTCCTTAGCATAAGCAATCCCCAGTCTCTGCAGTTCATCAGGAGATATTGGCTCTTGAGGTAATTCTTTCTTTTCTTTTTCTTCCTTAAAAGGCAATATTTGTTTTATAATCTCTGTGATAATTTCTCTTACCTCTTTGGTTTGGCGATTGATAATGTCCTCATTGGGTGTTTCTAAATACCCGGCAATTATCCTTAAGGGAAAGAGAAAGGCTACTTTATCCTTTATCTCAGATACCTCAAGGGTATCAATGAAATATAGGACACTCTGAGGTCTATTTTCTTTTAAAATCTCAATAAGAAGCTGAACAAGGAGACGCTCAAAGCCTACCTCCTCTTCCTTGATTTTATTCTTATCCAGGATAATTCTGATTTTAATGAGTTTATTTATATATTCTTTCATCCTTTTAAGATTCTCTTTAAGGGCTAAATCAAGGGTTGCATCCACATAGAATCTAAGTAATAGTGCCAGGCTTGATTTAATCTCTAATCCCTCTTTTTCTAAAAGTGCCAGGTCAGTAATCTTTTCCAGGCAGGTTAGTGTCTCTTCATACCGACCAAGTAAATTCAATACTGACACTTTATTTATCAAGGATTGAATATCTTGCGGGTCTTTCTCTATCGCTTTATTAAAGCAATTAAGGGCTTGTGCATAATCACCAAACCTGAGAAATGCCTTTCCCCTACCAGCCCAGAGGGAGGGAATATCTGGATATTGGAAGACTGCCTGGTTATAATATTCTAATGCATCTTTGTCCCAGGCTATCTTTAATAGCCTTTCTCCCTTATCTACTATCTCTTTTATCTTCCTCTTTTTTACCTCTTTGAGATAGCTCAGGTGCACCTCAATCAAGTTTCTCTTTTGAAAAGAATCCACATTTTTACATTCCTCTTCCATATTTTCTATCTCTAAATCAAGTTCTGGGAGTGAATACCAGAGGCTGATGAACCTTAAAAGCCATTCAAACCTCTTTCTCTGAGTAGTAGATGAGCGCATCTGATACCATATTCTAAATAACTGTTCTACGACATCATAATAGAATGTGCCTCTTTTTTTCCCTTTTTGCACAGGTTTAAGGTATCCATCATCCACTAATACCTTGATCACAGCGGTTGTCTTATTGAGGGGGAACCTCAAGAGTTTTGCAATGTATGAAGGAGAGATACCTTCTTCCATATCAGTAATATCTATCTTAGAAAAGCCTGCCATAATCTGGCGTTTTTGGGGAGATAATGCCTCCATCTTTGCCTTAAAATATGGGGTCATTTCACTGATAAGTTTATCAAAGGCATCTTCTACCGCGGGGAGTTTACCCGCAGTAAGTATCTGGAATAGAAAGAGGAGTAAGCGCGGATTCCCACCTGTCAAATGATAGATAGACTTAATCCTCTGTTCATAGGCAGCAAAAGAGGTAAGTATTTCCTGGTGCTCAATAGCGG contains:
- a CDS encoding DUF2225 domain-containing protein, whose translation is MKIYPYDPLNYKYDELKATFTGREELFEEMVSNIKAQSDYKNLQHYLITGPRGIGKTHLLRMLYFRIKEESPQQWLPLQFAEEEYTVVNLRGFFERLVEEIRDELGSLPDWMNGIEARIKDEKDDRKLVDEIIASLERFTTNNKRKILLLVDNIDQILSSGFMDSLSLKRLRTFLMDEGILLLIGSAATVFKEVIDYKAPLYHLFQRINLVELPVEQGLIFIKNWATAIEHQEILTSFAAYEQRIKSIYHLTGGNPRLLLFLFQILTAGKLPAVEDAFDKLISEMTPYFKAKMEALSPQKRQIMAGFSKIDITDMEEGISPSYIAKLLRFPLNKTTAVIKVLVDDGYLKPVQKGKKRGTFYYDVVEQLFRIWYQMRSSTTQRKRFEWLLRFISLWYSLPELDLEIENMEEECKNVDSFQKRNLIEVHLSYLKEVKKRKIKEIVDKGERLLKIAWDKDALEYYNQAVFQYPDIPSLWAGRGKAFLRFGDYAQALNCFNKAIEKDPQDIQSLINKVSVLNLLGRYEETLTCLEKITDLALLEKEGLEIKSSLALLLRFYVDATLDLALKENLKRMKEYINKLIKIRIILDKNKIKEEEVGFERLLVQLLIEILKENRPQSVLYFIDTLEVSEIKDKVAFLFPLRIIAGYLETPNEDIINRQTKEVREIITEIIKQILPFKEEKEKKELPQEPISPDELQRLGIAYAKELDYERAIEAFKMAIRIYEDNQMQNHPDYALCQMNLGIAYDGKLDYDRAIEAFQEAIKIYSANQMQNHPFYALCQMSLGNAYAGKLNYDWAIEAYQKAIRIYGDNQMQNHPDYAKCQVNLGTAYWEKLDYERAIEAYQEAIKIYSANQMQNHPEYAGCQMNLGLAYDAKLDYERAIEAFKMAIRIYEDNQMQNHPDYALCQMNLGEAYQNKLDYERAIEAYQKAIRIYEQNRMQNHPDYALCQMNLGEAYRNKLDYERAIEAYQKAIRIYEDNQMQNHPDYALCQMNLGIAYRDTGKKEEAIKLFNLALSIFEKTLPREHPWYQKCLNLLKA